In the genome of Rhodamnia argentea isolate NSW1041297 chromosome 3, ASM2092103v1, whole genome shotgun sequence, one region contains:
- the LOC115743182 gene encoding BON1-associated protein 2-like has translation MKRAFEITLISAENIRLNKKPVKNAVVAVRVEPGHECSTKPAPDKGTNPRWNENLIVDLPLHAGFITVEVKCKSSSGSYKLVGGATVPVSDFAGDPGAPKGHVHFLSYRLRDPHGVRTDGIINISAKMAAPAPSHKCEVPRPEIGVPVGDQRKMMAAGGLVTGVPVWYAQPCRC, from the coding sequence atgaagcgaGCCTTCGAAATCACCTTAATATCCGCGGAGAACATACGGCTCAACAAAAAGCCAGTGAAGAACGCGGTCGTGGCGGTTCGAGTGGAGCCCGGCCACGAATGCTCCACCAAACCGGCGCCGGACAAAGGAACAAACCCTCGGTGGAACGAGAATCTCATCGTTGACTTGCCGCTTCATGCGGGCTTCATTACCGTGGAAGTGAAGTGCAAGAGCTCGTCGGGGAGTTACAAGCTCGTCGGCGGAGCGACAGTCCCGGTTTCGGATTTCGCCGGAGATCCTGGCGCACCCAAGGGTCACGTGCATTTTCTGAGTTATAGGTTGAGGGATCCTCATGGCGTGAGGACGGATGGCATCATTAACATTTCGGCGAAAATGGCCGCGCCGGCACCATCACACAAGTGTGAAGTTCCACGACCGGAGATCGGAGTGCCGGTAGGTGACCAGAGGAAGATGATGGCGGCTGGTGGATTGGTAACTGGAGTCCCAGTTTGGTACGCCCAGCCTTGTAGATGTTGA